In the Profundibacter amoris genome, ATTCGGCCAGCTATACACCCCCGGCGACATGACAGCATTGGAGAGCGCAGCATGAACAAGCAAGTGAACACAGCCCAAACCATTCTGGCCCGTCTGGGGCTGACTGCCGATGTTTTACAAGGCGGCAACCTGACAGTGACCTCGCCGGTGGATGGTGCCGAACTGGCCCATCTGGCCGAAACCGCCGATATGGACGCGGTGATTGCCCGCGCCAAGGTGGCATTCAGGGACTGGCGCAACGTGCCCGCCCCGCGCCGTGGCGAGTTGGTGCGCCTGCTGGGCGAGGAGTTGCGTGCCGCCAAGGATGATCTGGGCGCGCTGGTGTCGTTGGAGGCAGGCAAAATCCTGTCCGAAGGCCAAGGCGAAGTGCAGGAAATGATCGACATTTGCGATTTCGCCGTGGGGCAATCGCGGATGCTCTATGGCCTGACCATCGCGTCTGAACGGCCCGGCCACCGGATGATGGAAACATGGCACCCCGTCGGCCCTGTCGGCGTGATCAGCGCCTTCAACTTCCCCGTGGCAGTCTGGAGCTGGAACACAGCACTGGCCCTGATCTGCGGTAATCCGGTGATCTGGAAACCGTCCGAAAAGGCGCCCCTGTCGGCGCTGGCCTGTCAGGTGATTTTCGAGCGCGCCGTGAAACGGTTTGGCGAAGATGCGCCGGAAGGCCTGTCGCAAGTGGTGATCGGCGGCGCGGATGTTGGCGCGGCGATGGTGGCCTCCAAAGACGTTCCCGTAATCTCGGCCACCGGTTCGACCCGCATGGGCCGCGCGGTGGGGCCGGTGGTGGCCGAACGTTTCGGGCGCAGCATCCTTGAACTGGGCGGCAACAACGCGATGATCGTTGCGCCCTCGGCCGATCTGGACATGGCGGTGCGGGCGATCGTGTTTTCGGCGGTCGGCACGGCGGGGCAACGCTGCACCTCGCTACGTCGCCTGATCGTGCATGAAAGCATCCGCACCGAACTGGTGGCCAAACTGGTCAAGGCATACGCCAGTCTTCCCGTTGGCTCGCCGCTGGATCCGGCCACGCTGGTCGGCCCGCTGGTGGACATGGACGCGTTGAAAAATATGCAATCCGCGCTGGCCGCTGCCCGTGTGCAAGGTGGCGTTGTTCATGGCGGCGAACCCGTGACCGAAGGCGTTCCCGCCGGTGGCGCCTATGTGCGCCCCGCCATCGTGGACATGCCGGAACAAAGCGCCATCGTGCAGACCGAAACCTTTGCGCCGATCCTGTATGTGATGGGCTATAGTGATCTGGATCAGGCGATTGAAATGCAGAACGCGGTGCCCCAAGGGCTTTCCTCCTGCATCTTTACCCTGAACATGCGCGAGGCAGAGCGCTTTGTCTCGGATACCGGTTCGGACTGTGGCATTGCCAATGTCAATATCGGCCCCTCGGGTGCTGAAATCGGCGGGGCGTTTGGCGGTGAAAAGGAAACCGGCGGCGGGCGTGAAAGCGGCTCGGACGCATGGAAAGCCTATATGCGCCGGCAGACCAACACGATGAATTTCAGTGACGAACTGCCACTGGCCCAAGGCGTGAAATTCGACATCTAAACGTGTTGTCGGCTTATGCACAACACATCAAACATTCTGCCCGGCGGCACCGCCGGGCAGCGCCCGATCCGCCCCCACGGGCGGGCGCTTTGCACCCACCCTCGGATCGGGCACACCCTTGTGGCTGAACTTTATTCCATCCCCGCCATAAACATCGGCCCGCCGCGCCAGCGCGGAAAACCATAGCCGTTGACCATCACCACGTCTATTGCCTCGGGCGATTGCGCGATGCCCTCGTCCAGAATTTTGCGCCCCTCGGACTGCATCACAGCGATGATCCGGCCCATGATTTCATCAGCGGATAACGGCTGTCGCGTGATCCCCTTGTCCGCACTGGCCTTTGTGATGATCCCTTCCACCAGAGGGTCCGG is a window encoding:
- the amaB gene encoding L-piperidine-6-carboxylate dehydrogenase, coding for MNKQVNTAQTILARLGLTADVLQGGNLTVTSPVDGAELAHLAETADMDAVIARAKVAFRDWRNVPAPRRGELVRLLGEELRAAKDDLGALVSLEAGKILSEGQGEVQEMIDICDFAVGQSRMLYGLTIASERPGHRMMETWHPVGPVGVISAFNFPVAVWSWNTALALICGNPVIWKPSEKAPLSALACQVIFERAVKRFGEDAPEGLSQVVIGGADVGAAMVASKDVPVISATGSTRMGRAVGPVVAERFGRSILELGGNNAMIVAPSADLDMAVRAIVFSAVGTAGQRCTSLRRLIVHESIRTELVAKLVKAYASLPVGSPLDPATLVGPLVDMDALKNMQSALAAARVQGGVVHGGEPVTEGVPAGGAYVRPAIVDMPEQSAIVQTETFAPILYVMGYSDLDQAIEMQNAVPQGLSSCIFTLNMREAERFVSDTGSDCGIANVNIGPSGAEIGGAFGGEKETGGGRESGSDAWKAYMRRQTNTMNFSDELPLAQGVKFDI